The genomic region GCCTGTACCTGAGCAAGCATAGTCAAGCTTTCATGTTTTTTCGAGTAGATATATATTTAGTACTTAGTGGTTTTTTATTTTGCGTGTAATGCTATAATAAATTTTACCCATTTTCATACACGCGGagtcttattttttttttcttgctccATGCGAAGGGTGCGCCACCCTTGGGTGACCGAAAGTTATGTTGCGCATGGAGAATCGTGAATGGGACACCTTAATTGTAATTGGTTCAGGTGACAGTCCATTCTCTCGATTTTCTCGCAAACCTCCGACTCTCTCATGTGAGATACTTGCTGTTCGAATTCCTTTCTTAAGCTACAGTGTTTCTTCAGATCTTTTTTTCGTCTCGTTTCGAGGGCAGGAGTCAAGGGTGCCTCGTAAGCTTCGTGTATGAAACGTTCCAGGCGAATCTGGTTCGTCTCGCGTATACTTTTCTCTTGCCTTTCGTAGGGTTCACCTGGGTGAAGTATGCGTTATATTAAGTGTTAAAAAAGATCAGAAGAAACGAGAGAACAATGTCTACTTCTGTACAATGGTACAAGTCCTTTTTCCAGATCCTTCTCCATCCCTCGAATCGCTTTCTCGCATCTCTCATAGCGAGTTCCTCGCAGAACGAGAGATGGTCTCGCGTCGATTCGACAATCTCGACACTTCTTCTTCGGCTCCTTCCGTTTCCAACGCACGTAGCGTTTGTACTCCAAGCATTTCAGCATCTCCTCGACAAGGGTGAATTGGTTCCTATCCATTCTGGTGAGCACACCCGGTCGCTGCTTCGTTCTTAACAAATGGTGAAGCTGTAACAAAACCACGATATAAAAAGTAGACGACGTTTAGTATTCTGTCGATAAAGATTACCTTGAAGAGAATGAAGAGTATCCACTGCATCGACTCGCGCTCCATTACCGTCTCCACGTACTCTATCTCCGTCTGTCTGAATCTGGATAACAGAATAAACAATAATGACAAAGTTTCTATCGAGTTACAAAATGTATAAACCTCTTCATGTTCTCGACAGTCTCCACGTTCTTCGCGTACACTTCGTTCAACCAACGTCGCGTTTTCTGGATGTCGAGGACCGTCTTTCTGACCACGTAGCCACGCCAGACCGCCTGGATCCTCGTTGCCATTTTCTCGTAATAATCCTGCCACATTCGATGGACTCTCTCGATCAGGTATCGATCGACCGCGATCCTGGCGCGGTAACCACGCCAATGACGCTGAACGGTGGTCGCGCTCTTGTGCAGCAACCGGAAGTGGTTTCTAGTTAGGATACCGCGGATCCAGGCCTACAATGGCGGGTCGAGATCCGTTTAAACCCTTTTACGTCCACGAGTTTGGACAATTAACTGTAAAGGAACTGAGAGAAGCGTTTCGCGGTTGAACGATAAATCGTCGGATCGATGGGTCACGATTTTAACCTCGAGTAATCGATATTTTTTCAAGTAGCTCCTCCGCGGTGTCGGGGATTTTATTATTGGAGAAGTCTGTGCCGAGGCTAGATAAGAACGATAACGAGCGTAAAGAGTCGCTGTAAACGAATTTGAGGTTATCTTCTCTCACGTTCGCGGGCCAGAAGATCAAGGCGAAACGGTGTCGCCCGTTTCAACAACAGATTCTCATCCTGACTATCTAGCGCAAGCACTATTAACCTGTATCCTGCGCGCGGCGATAAAATGCAAACGCCTGGTCGATTCCGCAAACTCGTCCCTGCGTTTGATCTCAGCCTCGAGATCAATTCGATCCACCGAAGGGAGTTTCCTCACGGACGCCATTCAAGAAGGTTCTCTACTTCTGTTCTCGCAACGATGATTTATGGTTTCTGGTTTATAAAAGCTGTTGCGTGAACTTTGCCACGCATTTCGAGGCGTCAAGCATCCGACTACACGTTGCAACGAAttatctgcgacgcgagcgtgcAAGCGAAGATAGCTTCACATTCGGCGGGAAAAGTCAGAGGGTAATTGAACGgtgaataaataatttatttgcaCGATACATTTCACATATCCGCGCGATGTTTTCCAGAGGATACGAGAACGATCAGAGGATTCCCAGATAGAGTAGAAAGGCGGCGAGGGACGAGCAGAAGAACATAGTGACCACCGCCGTCGCCGCCATCATCGCGTTCTTCTTCTTCCTGGACGACCGCGACAGCACCTGGAAGTTCTTATGGGACTGCGCAAAGCGAAGTATCGATCAACGACCACCTCTCTTCAGGAATCGATCGGTTGAAACGAATTCGCGCGAGAGAAATACGGGAGGACTGGTTTTAATTAATTGTAAAATACGATCGGCGATAGTTGAAAGACGTAATGAgctaagctgcgatgcgcgttCAAACGATTCGCGCGTGGTTAATCGCCGTCCGATGGGAGAGCAATTAACGGTATCGTTTCAGCGCGAATAAATAGAGGAGAGTTAATCTCGACACGCACTACCCTCGGCGAAATAAACGATTTGAACTCCGGGGTCGTACTCGTGGACGCGTCCGGGGTCTCTCCTATTGATCGCCGCCgtttcaatgaatattcttcGCGCTTGCGATCTAATTATAACGCGGTATATGGGTTACCGGACAAACTCCCCTAATCAAACAGCCGGATATCGGGTTCTTACTTAAGTTCCAGCCTATTTACCATGATTTGCAGGCTCTGGGTCTTTTGTATTAGCTCGTCGAGCCTCTGGCCCCTGTCGATCAATTTCTGAACGCCATCCATCAGGGCTTTCCGAACCTCCGCCAGTTCACCCTCCAATTTTGGGATCATTTCCGGTTCCTGTTGATTGTATTCCTCCTGAAACAGTATTCTTATCATTATCATGGTTATCAGCGACTGTCGGCTGGTTTAATCGAATTTTCGCGTACGACTATCTTTTTAAGCGGCTGCGAGAAATCAACGATCGCCGGATCGGTCAGGTCTCTCGATAGATCGGCCAGGATGGGTAGCTCCCTGTAGACGCTCCTCAGCCTCTCCAGGAACACTTGAGAACAGGACTCCAAGTTGGCCGCTGACGAGGGGCAATCCGATTTCGAGGTTAGACAAGCGTAGTGCAGCTCGCCGATTAGCACGTGCACCGTGTATCTGCAGGAGAGTGGTATTTCCAAGGAGCGTTCTTCAGAAACTGCTATTTTATTCGAGGGATGGACAATTCGACCGATGATTActcttatttattattatttttttattcaagTCGATGAGATTTCGTGAGACATATCGTCCAAGGAAGTCTATCGAAATATACTCGAATCTCAATGCTTGGACGATACTTCTCAGCCACGAGGAAAGTTCGATTCGACCAATTCCGCGCGTGGAACGTGTTAAACGATTCGATTCAGAGAAACGCGCTTACTTGCCCCGATCAAGGCTGATCTTGTCGTTCTCCAGCGACTTCAGCCCGTCGACCGTGCTCAAAGCGATCGCCCTGTACGTTGGGTCCCGTTCCGGCGGGTAATCCGCCACGATCTTGCAGCCGGACTTCTCCCAGAACGCCACCAAAGCGTAGTGCACCTTTCTGCCCATCCTCCTCGAACGGATTTCGCACTAGTCCCGAATGCACACCCTCTTATGAACTTCGAACGACTACCAAACGTTCTATCATCCCCTGTACCTTCTCCAGTTGAATCGAAACGATCCTCTCAAGTGCCTCGCCCTCGAGATCGATCCCTCGTACAGTGGATGCCTCCAAAAATCGACGCCAGTCGACTTTGGCGAACGCAGACGGAGCACTCACGTCGTAGATCACGCCGGATCATTCGCGAACCGATCGACTGGACGTCCTGCCGAACACGGTGACCGTTCGCTGTTTACCAGCAGCCTTGCCGCGTATATCGCCGAATGAGTAATGAAAGAAACTCCGATAATGCTCGATAACGCGTAGATCGTGACCGTAGCTCGCAACCAAAGTCTCCTCTTCTTGCGGAGCTTCGTTCTTTCATCGCGAATCATCGCGTTCCACGATTAGATAGGGCAATGCGATATCTACACGTGCGTGTCTTCACTCCTTGTTAGTTTGAAAACGGTAGCTCAAGATGTACAAGTATCGTTGGATCTTTGAATCGTATGCTTGTCGTAGAGTGAAATCTGTGGTGAAACTGGTAGAATCGATGATCATAATGGAACCAATGAATGCATGGAAAGTACCATTCGTAATTAGTTTACACGATTTGTTGGCTTGATAAAGAGAGAAGGAATCTTGTTTACGAACGGTTTACTAGAACGTGCATATTATTAATCGAGTTACCGCGTATCTTCAGACGGATCGCGGTACATTAAATCTATCCGTTGGCTCGCGTTAATCGTGACCGATAATAGTTTCCAAAATACACTGGAACATTTTCGATAATTAAATGTTTTATGTAGATACGACGTTCCAGGTGAATATCGTGGTCTGTCGTCCCGCGTTCCTCTGGATGTACAATCGAAGGGAGGTCTATCGATCGAAGCCACGAGTCGAAAGCCATCGCTCGATGCTCCGCGCGTTTCCCTCGAACCAGTCGATGCTGTTCTCGATCTCTTCGATGGCGTTCCTTTTCGCGTTCTCCGTTACTTTCAGATGGGGCTCCTTCAGAAAGAATTGTCTCGTCTGTAAAAATAAATTGTCGAACAGGAACGTCGTCCCGATACGTTCTTTAGATTCGTTTTTGTTTTTTCTGTAGAGCGGAAAGAGTTACTTCTTGCAATTTCTGACGGTCTTTAAACGAGGACACGATGGAACAGACGATCCTTCCCAAGATATACTCGTTCGTCTCGTATTTTACTAGCAAGCGTTCCCATTTAGATCTGCGTGGGTATATAGGTGCGATACTTTAGATCGTGATAGCCGGATGGACGTTGTCTTTTATTTGGCGGTACGTCGATACCGTATGAAGTTCCACGCGATGTCCAATCCCGCGGGATTCGCCGCGATCCTGATCAGCAAGTCCGCGAAGTCCTGCTTGCGAATGAAACTCTCGTCCGTTGCCCTCTCGAGGTATCTGCAGTCGAAAGGATATCGAAACTGCTGTCAAGTAAACGTAATCTTGAATCTCGCAGGGTTTCAGGATATTCTCTAGCGTTTTACGAATGTATAAGGTAGCTTCGAAGGTGCGAGAAATAAAGGAATTAAATTTAGAATTCGAAGCCCTGTTCCGAACACAGTCGAGTTCTCCATTTCGATCGCGCAAACAAGAGCATCTACGTCGCCTCTATATTTCACGTTATATAGCCGATAAATTTATATTCTCCCATCGTGGAACGCCATAAATCCGGCGGGACTTCGACAAATTGGACAGCGACACGCGAGAAGATAACAGAGAGGCTCCGGGTACGTCGTAGGAGGCGGTGGTTCCCTGGCAATTAAGCTGGGCGAATGAATCGGCCGCTGACGAACCGATTAAGTGTATCTTTGTCCTGAACGGCAGTCATCCCGATCATCAGACGTTCCCTTTCCTGAGCGTCGGTCTCCCCAGCGAGTAGCCGCGACATAC from Xylocopa sonorina isolate GNS202 chromosome 2, iyXylSono1_principal, whole genome shotgun sequence harbors:
- the LOC143433317 gene encoding uncharacterized protein LOC143433317, translated to MASVRKLPSVDRIDLEAEIKRRDEFAESTRRLHFIAARRIQAWIRGILTRNHFRLLHKSATTVQRHWRGYRARIAVDRYLIERVHRMWQDYYEKMATRIQAVWRGYVVRKTVLDIQKTRRWLNEVYAKNVETVENMKRFRQTEIEYVETVMERESMQWILFILFKLHHLLRTKQRPGVLTRMDRNQFTLVEEMLKCLEYKRYVRWKRKEPKKKCRDCRIDARPSLVLRGTRYERCEKAIRGMEKDLEKGLVPLYRSRHCSLVSSDLF
- the LOC143432849 gene encoding uncharacterized protein LOC143432849 isoform X2; the protein is MGRKVHYALVAFWEKSGCKIVADYPPERDPTYRAIALSTVDGLKSLENDKISLDRGKYTVHVLIGELHYACLTSKSDCPSSAANLESCSQVFLERLRSVYRELPILADLSRDLTDPAIVDFSQPLKKIVEEYNQQEPEMIPKLEGELAEVRKALMDGVQKLIDRGQRLDELIQKTQSLQIMSHKNFQVLSRSSRKKKNAMMAATAVVTMFFCSSLAAFLLYLGIL
- the LOC143432849 gene encoding uncharacterized protein LOC143432849 isoform X1, whose protein sequence is MGRKVHYALVAFWEKSGCKIVADYPPERDPTYRAIALSTVDGLKSLENDKISLDRVSEERSLEIPLSCRYTVHVLIGELHYACLTSKSDCPSSAANLESCSQVFLERLRSVYRELPILADLSRDLTDPAIVDFSQPLKKIVEEYNQQEPEMIPKLEGELAEVRKALMDGVQKLIDRGQRLDELIQKTQSLQIMSHKNFQVLSRSSRKKKNAMMAATAVVTMFFCSSLAAFLLYLGIL